The Sphingomonas donggukensis genomic interval TGACCGGCAGCAGCCGCCCGACGAACACCGCCGACGATCCGAATCGCTGGAAGAAGCGGTCGGCGGCGTCGAGTTCGTCGGGGCCGATCAGCAGATACTTGCCCCAGCGCACGACGAACGGGCGCCCGCCGCGCTTACCGACCTCATAGGCGACGATCGACCCGAGGTTGCACCCGAGCGCGCCGGCGGTAGCGGCGAGCCAGATGTTCATCTTGCCGAGCGACACAAGATAGCCCGCGAACGGCATGATGAGTTCGGACGGCAGCGGCACGCACGCGCTTTCGATCGCCATCAGCAGGGCGACGCCCCAATAGCCGGTCGCCTCGATCACCGAGATGACGATGTTGGCGAGGAACGCGAGAATCTGTTCGACCATGGCGCCGCGCAGTGGCCGAAGTCGGGGCGGAGCGCCAGTGGCTAAGTATTGCTAGCGCGCGGCGACCGCATAGCCGGTGGCGCCGCGCGGCGGCCCCTCGGCGAGCACGACCGCGCTGTCATAGGCGAGGCGGGGCGCGGTGCGACCCGCATTCCACGCGGCCAGATCGGCGCGGTACGCGGCGTAGCGATCGAAGAAATTCGTGAACGGCGCGTC includes:
- a CDS encoding DedA family protein yields the protein MVEQILAFLANIVISVIEATGYWGVALLMAIESACVPLPSELIMPFAGYLVSLGKMNIWLAATAGALGCNLGSIVAYEVGKRGGRPFVVRWGKYLLIGPDELDAADRFFQRFGSSAVFVGRLLPVIRTFIAFPAGVARMPLVPFHLYTFAGSWPFCFALAWVGRELGEKWHGDPRVRAFFHSADAVIGIVLLVAVVWYVWHRIAKIRAANR